TTGTAACGCGATGGGGATTCTTCTAGTGCTCATATTGCGGAAGAATAAAACGGTAGATAGTCAGATGCAAGTCAGTCAAGGGCGCTATTTTTCAATGAATCATTATATAAAAATATATAATATAAAAATATATATCGAAATACTGCATTAGGAGTGCAAATGGAAGGCAATAAAACGATCAGTATGGATCTGATGAGGCAGGCGGCATCCCAAGCTTGCGATGCATTGCGCATTTTGGCGAATGAAGATCGATTACTTCTGTTGTGCCAACTGAGCCAAGGAGAGAAGGCCGTGGGGGAGTTGGAAGCGGCACTGGGGATTCGCCAACCGACGTTATCACAACAGCTGGGCGTGCTGCGCAGTGATGGGTTGGTCAATACACGTCGTGATGGTAAGCGAATATTTTACTCGATAGCCGATAGCAAGGTATTGGCATTGCTTGAGGTGCTTTATCAGCTTTATTGCCCGCAGGAGAAGGAGGGCATATGAACATCGATTGGGCTAATTTTACCCCCTATAGCGCACTGATGGGAGGGGCGTTATTGGGGATAGCAGTGACTGTTCTATTGTTATGGAATGGTCGGATTGCGGGTATCAGCGGCATTCTGGGTGGTTTGCTGCAACCTAAAGCAGGGGATATTGCTTGGCGAGTGGTGTTTATTCTCGGTCTAATGGCCTCTCCTT
The window above is part of the Yersinia massiliensis genome. Proteins encoded here:
- a CDS encoding ArsR/SmtB family transcription factor; the protein is MEGNKTISMDLMRQAASQACDALRILANEDRLLLLCQLSQGEKAVGELEAALGIRQPTLSQQLGVLRSDGLVNTRRDGKRIFYSIADSKVLALLEVLYQLYCPQEKEGI